caacaaaaaagtagtcacaaaatttaatgtacgatgtacgtgcttgcgatgctattgtatctgaaatactcgacatcaaaattttcaacaaaaaagtagtcacaaaatttaatgtacgatgtacgtgcttgcgatgctattgtatctgagatactcgacatcaaaattttcaacaaaaaagtagtcacaaaatttaatgttcgatacaccgttgaaaaggtactgcttcctacgtgcttgcgatgctattgtatctgagatactggacatcaaaattttcaacaaaaaagtagtcacaaaatttaatgtacgatgtacgtgcttgcgatgctattgtatctgagatactcgacatcaaaattttcaacaaaaaagtagtcacaaaatttagtgttcgatacaccgttgaaaaggtactccttcctacgtgcttgcgatgctattgtatctgagatactcgacatcaatattttcaacaaaaaagtagtcacaaaaattaatgtacgatgtacgtgcttgcgatgctattaaatctgagatactcgacatcaaaatttttaacaaaaaagtagtcacaaaatttaatgtacgatgtacgtgcttgcgatgctattgtagaTACTCTGACTCTACTGAGATacttgacatcaaaattttcaacaaaaaagtagtcacaaaatttaatgtacgatgtacgtgcttgcgatgctattgtatctgagatactcgacatcaaaattttcaacaaaaaagtagtcacaaaatttaatgttcgatacaccgttgaaaaggtactccttcctacgtgcttgcgatgctattgtatctgagaaactcgacatcaaaattttcaatttaaaagtagtcacaaaatttaatgtacgatgtacgtgcttgcgatgctattgtatctgagatactcgacatcaaaattttcaacaaaaaagtagtcacaaaatttaatgtacgatgtacgtgcttgcgatgctattgtatctgagatactcgacatcaaaattttcaacaaaaaagtagtcacaaaatttaatgtacgatgtacgtgcttgcgatgctattgtatctgagatactcgacatcaaaatttgcaacaaaaaagtagtcacaaaatttaatgtacgatgtacgtgcttgcgatgctattgtttcTGAGaaactcgacatcaaaattttcaacaaaaaagtagtcacaaaatttaatgtacgatgtacgtgcttgcgatgctattgtatctgagatactcgacatcaaaattttcaacaaaaaagtagtcacaaaatttaatgtacgatgtacgtgcttgcgatgctattgtatctgagatactcgacatcaaaattttcaacaaaaaagtagtcacaaaatttaatgtacgatgtacgtgcttgcgatgctattgtatctgcgatactcgacatcaaaattttcaacaaaaaagtagtcacaaaatttaatgtacgatgtacgtgcttgcgatgctattgtatctgagatactggacatcaaaattttcaacaaaaaagtagtcacaaaatttaatgtacgatgtacgtgcttgcgatgctattgtatctgagatactcgacatcaaaattttcaacaaaaaagtagtcacaaaatttaatgttcgatacaccgttgaaaaggtactgcttcctacgtgcttgcgatgctattgtatctgagatactcgacatcaaaattttcaacaaaaaagtagtcacaaaatttagtgttcgatacaccgttgaaaaggtactccttcctacgtgcttgcgatgctattgtatctgagatactcgacatcaatattttcaacaaaaaagtagtcacaaaaattaatgtacgatgtacgtgcttgcgatgctattaaatctgagatactcgacatcaaaatttttaacaaaaaagtagtcaaaaaatttaatgtacgatgtacgtgcttgcgatgctattgtagaTACTCTGACTCtactgagatactcgacatcaaaattttcaacaaaaaagtagtcacaaaatttaatgtacgatgtacgtgcttgcgatgctattgtatctgagatactcgacatcaaaattttcaacaaaaaagtggtcacaaaatttaatgttcgatacaccgttgaaaaggtactccttcctacgtgcttgcgatgctattgtatctgagaaactcgacatcaaaattttcaactaaaaagtagtcgcaaaatttaatgtacgatgtacgtgcttgcgatgctattgtatctgagatactcgacatcaacattttcaacaaaaaagtagtcacaaaatttaatgtacgatgtacgtgcttgcgatgctattgtatctgagatactcgacatcaaaattttcaacaaaaaagtagtcacaaaatttaatgtacgatgtacatgcttgcgatgctattgtatctgagatactcgacatcaaaattttcaacaaaaaagtagtcacaaaatttaatgtacgatgtacgtgcttgcgatgctattgtatctgagatactcgacatcaaaattttcaacaaaaaagtagtcacaaaatttaatgtacgatgtacgtgcttgcgatgctattgtatctgagatactcgacatcaaaattttcaacaaaaaagtagtcacaaaatttaatgtacgatgtacgtgcttgcgatgctattgtatctgagatactcgacatcaaaatttgcaacaaaaaagtagtcacaaaatttaatgtacgatgtacgtgcttgcgatgctattgtttcTGAGaaactcgacatcaaaattttcaacaaaaaagtagtcacaaaatttaatgtacgatgtacgtgcttgcgatgctattgtatctgagatactcgacatcaaaattttcaacaaaaaagtagtcacaaaatttaatgtacgatgtacgtgcttgcgatgctattgtatctgagatactcgacatcaaaattttcaacaaaaaagtagtcacaaaatttaatgtacgatgtacgtgcttgcgatgctattgtatctgcgATAcgcgacatcaaaattttcaacaaaaaagtagtcacaaaatttaatgtacgatgtacgtgcttgcgatgctattgtatctgagatactggacatcaaaattttcaactaaaaagtagtcacaaaatttaatgtacgatgtacgtgcttgcgatgctattgtatctgagatactcgacatcaaaattttcaacaaaaaagtagtcacaaaatttaatgttcgatacaccgttgaaaaggtactgcttcctacgtgcttgcgatgctattgtatctgagatactcgacatcaaaattttcaacaaaaaagtagtcacaaaatttaatgtacgatgtacgtgcttgcgatgctattgtatctgagatactcgacatcaaaattttcaacaaaaaagtagtcacaaaatttaatgtacgatgtacgtgcttgcgatgctatcaaaattttcaacaaaaaagtagtcacaaaatttaatgtacgatgtacgtgcttgcgatgctattgtatctgagatactcgacatcaaaattttcaacaaaaaagtagtcacaaaatttaatgtacgatgtacgtgcttgcgatgctattgtatctgagatactcgacatcaaaattttcaacaaaaaagtagtcaaaaaatttaatgttcgatacaccgttgaaaaggtactccttcctacgtgcttgcgatgctattgtatctgagaaactcgacatcaaaattttcaacaaaaaagtagtcacaaaatttaatgtacgatgtacgtgcttgcgatgctattgtatctgaaatactcgacatcaaaattttcaacaaaaaagtagtcaaaaaatttaattttcgatacaccgttgaaaaggtattccttccttttcaacaaaaaagtagtcacaaaatttaatgaacgatgtacgtgcttgcgatgctattgtatctgagatactcgacatcaaaattttcaacaaaaaagtagtcaaaaaatttaatgttcgatacaccgttgaaaaggtactccttcctacgtgcttgcgatgctattgtatctgagaaactcgacatcaaaattttcaacaaaaaagtagtcacaaaatttaatgtacgatgtacgtgcttgcgatgctattgtatctgagatactcgacatcaaaattttcaacaaaaaagtagtcaaaaaatttaatgttcgatacaccgttgaaaaggtactccttcctacgtgcttgcgatgctattgtatctgagaaactcgacatcaaaattttcaacaaaaaagtagtcacaaaatttaatgtacgatgtacgtgcttgcgatgctattgtatctgagatactcgacatcaaaattttcaacaaaaaagtagtcaaaaaatttaatgttcgatacaccgttgaaaaggtactgcttcctacgtgcttgcgatgctattgtatctgagaaactcgacatcaaaattttcaacaaaaaagtagtcacaaaatttaatgtacgatgtacgtgctttcgatgctattgtatctgagatactcgacatcaaaattttcaacaaaaaagtagtcacaaaatttaatgttcgatacaccgttgaaaaggtactccttcctacgtgcttgcgatgctattgtatctgagatactcgacatcaaaattttcaacaaaaaagtagtcacaaaatttaatgaacgatgtacgtgcttgcgatgctattgtatctgagatactcgacatcaaaattttcaacaaaaaagtagtcacaaaatttaatatacgatgtacgtgcttgcgatgctattgtatctgagatactcgacatcaaaattttcaacaaaaaagtagtcacaaaatttaatgtacgtgATAAGTAGAGGTGAACACCAAGACTTCGTAATTCAGAATGaagttttaatgtcaaaatacgtacatatataaattcagAGTCAGTCAATGACAAACTACAgtgattataatattttaaattaaggttgGGATTACAACATCTCCTCCGCTACAATTACAAAGGATGTAAGCTCTTAGCATCCTTGAGGGAACCGTACAGGAGCCTTTTTAGGTCGTTTGGATCTTCTTAGTTCGAGTGGACCAGCTGGTGAATCCATATCCGCATGATTGGAAGCGTGCTGGTGCACTTCTGAAGTTGGTTGTGTGACTTGTTCAAATGATTCCTGCTTCGGTTcaatttccatattttcagATGAACTCTCATCAttgttttgtctaaaatatgaagaaaattcatggttatttaaattaacattaCCTTCCATTGAATCTTGTTTAGAACTTGGTGAAGTTTCTGAACTTCCAATCAAAGTCGAGTCTGCTTCAGGTTGATGCTCCAATAACCGTAATtggttttgttgacgccttatGTATCCTCGATCAGTTTGGATACCATACATGTTACTACCCAACACGCTAGTAATAACTCCATTGCACCACTTCTTAGACTTCCTGTATTGTCTGGCTAGAACTTTTTGATTCGGTTGGAATTTAggtttttgtcttgaaaaagacATTTTATGTTGGTTCGGTAGAAAACACGAAAGAAGGTTCCTATGTTGTCGTCCGTGCAACAGCTCCGCTGGAGACTTTTGTGAAATAGGATTCGGTGTTGCTCTATATGTCGAGAGAAACACGTTGACTGCAACATCAGCATTCTTCTCCTCTTCGAAAATCTTCTTAAATGCTTCTTTAAATGTTCGCACGAACCTTTCGGCCTGACCTTTAGAAGCAGGATGAAACGGTGCTGTTCTCCAATGTTGAATGGAATGGTAGTggcaaaattcttcaaaaacctGAGCGGTGAATTGCGTACCATTGTCCGTCACTATCGTCTTTGGAAGTCCTTAAATGGCGAAAATCATCTGTAAAGTTCTTATTGTGGACTCAGAAGTCACCGACGAAAGTGATACCACGAATGGAAACTTGGAAAAAGAATCCACGCAAATCAGCcacattttattaaagaatGGACCAGCAAAATCCAAATGTATCCTTTCCCAAGGATTTTCTGCTGGTTGCCAATTCACGTATTCTTTTTTCGGATTAGATGCTGATGTTTGGCATATGACGCAGTTAGCTACCAATTTCTCGATCTGCTTGTCCATATCTGGAAACCAGATATACCGCCTTGCTAACTGCTTCATACGTGAACAGCCCCAATGACCTTCATGAATATATTTCAATGCTCTGGACTGCAGAGCTTCCGGAATAATGACACGATCATAATCTGAAGTCAAGAGAATCACgttattaaataaagaaagagCTAACTTACGTTCGAAAAATGGTTTCAGCTCCTTTTCGTTGCTCGCCAGTTTAACCGGCCACCCTTTCTTGATGTACGaagaaactttatttaataatttatcattCTTAGTGAGATTTCCAATGACTGTTGCATTTATTGCAGTGGTGTCTAAATCTTCCAGAATTAAAGTGTTTACTTTATGCAAATTATTATCTTGTTCGTCGAAAGACACATCTGGCCCAATCGGAAGTCGTGACAAAGCGTCTGCGTTGGCATGTTTCGCTGTAGGTCGATACTTTATTTGGTATCTGTAAGCCATCAAAATATACGCCCAGTTCCGAAGACGTCGCATAGTCATTTCGGGAATCTGCTTACTCGGGTTGAATATCGCCGTTAGAGGCTTGTGATCCGTCTGCAGCTCGAAAATACGGCCATACAGGTAACAATGAAATTTTTTGACCCCGAAAATAATCGACAACGCCTCCTTCTCTATTTGACTATAGAGTTTCTGATGGCAGTCCAAAGTCTTGGAGGCAAATGCAATCGGCCGCTCCGAACCATCTGGAAACCGATGGGAAATGACTGCGCCAATGCCATAACTTGAGGCATCTGTTGCCAAAATAATGGGGAGAGACACATCAAAATGCGCCAGCCCAGTTGCTTTTAGGATGCTGTCCTTCAAACTCTCAAACGCTATTTGTTGTTGCTCAGACCACACAAATTTAACTCCATTGGCACGAAGTGAATTTAATGGACCTGCCACCTGCGAAAAGTTCGAAATAAATTGGTTATAGTAATTCAATTTACCAATAACTGCTTCCAATTCTTTCACATTCGTTGGTCGAGGTAGGTAACGAAGAGCGTCCAAGTGTTTTTTGGAGGGACGTATGCCATTCGAATTGAGCGTGTGTCCCAGGTATTCAAGTTCTGCTGCTGCGAACGTACACTTACGCATCGAAATCCATTTGCTTCCAATCTCTTTAGAACTTCTTCCAAAATTTGCAGATGCTCCTCTTCCGATGTGCCAGCGATGACTATATCATCAATATAAATACCCACAGGCAGGTCCgcaaagatttgttccattACACCTTGGAACTCGCCTGGTGCGCTGCTTATCCCGTACGGCAACCGATTGAACCGTAAGAGACCAAAAGGTGTGTTGATCACCACATAATCTCTCGAAGATTCGTCCAGTTCAATCTGAAGATAAGCTTCCGATAGATCGATTTTACTGAATACTTTTCCTCCACGAAGCTTGTGAAATAAATCTCGGGGTCGAGGAAGTGGATGACGATTGCATACGATTTGTGGATTCACCGTTGTTTTAAAATCACCACAAATCCGTATCCCACCATTAGCCTTCTCGACGATCACCACCGGTGCGGCCCATTGAGTGCGCTGAACCCAGGACAAAATTCCCTCGGCTACCAAGCGATGACGTACAAACTTTGGCACTGCACCCTCCTTTAATTCCAAGTGAGCTTGAAAGGATGTGCACTTGCCTAGCCCCGATGAAAAAAGTCTACCGTACTTCTTGCATAACGTCTCAATGCTGTTGAGAAGAAAATCATtagatttaatttgtaaaatagagTGTTGAACCTTTAAGCTGAAAGCTTTAAACCAATCTAGTCCCAATATGTTCGCACCAGAGCCATCAACTACGAGCAAATTCATATTATGTGTGGAATTTTTGTATGTCACCTGCACAGCCAGTTCTCCTTTTAACCTTAGTGGTGTTCCACCGTATGCTTGGAGAGACTTGGTTGTAGCACAGCACTTTGGTTGCCCCAATTTCTGGAATCCCTCTAATCCAACTAGCGAACAAGATGCCCCCGTGTCAACCTGGAATCTCATCGGGCACCCGTTGACAACGACATCCACCATAATCCACGGCCTTGATTCAGCTTTCACCATCGCACATTCATGTGACGCAACGACTTCACTAAAATGAATTTGTTCAATTGAATTAGCTGTATATTTACcgcttgattttattttgtctctTCTGTTTGACTTGtgctttttgtttcgttttgaaTTTACCGTACTAGCATTCCCATCGTTCGCACTCATCAAACAAACAGCTGCTATATGCccaatttttttgcttttatggCAAACAGTTTTGTTGTGACGACAATCGCTTCTCTGATGATTCACAAAACAGCTGGGACAAGATTTTCTCGCTGAATCAGATTGTGTGTGCGACTGAGAACATCCCTTTGAGGTCGATAATGCATTTACCTCCATCTCATTATTGTTCTCTTTGATCGccgaaaatgttttttgtgttgTCTCGTATGCAGTGGCTATATCCAACACATCTTTTAACTCTGGGTCAATCTTTTGTAAAGCTTGCGTTCGAACAGTGTCATGCGGAGTATAGAGAACAATGATATCACGAATCATGTTATCTACGTACGATTCTGTACACGTTTCTTTTGGACAAGAAAATTTACAGTTGCGTGCCACACCTCGAAGATCAGCAACCCAATCGGCATATGTTTGCCCTGGCTTCATCGAAGTTTTGTGAAATTGATATCTGGCAGCTAGAACATGAATTTTGGACACAAGATGCTCACTAAGCTTCTCCGTTAGCTCTTTGAAAGACTTTTTAGATAAGTCTTCTCCCCCATAGAGCTTCTGAAGAGTTTCAAAGTTA
This Eupeodes corollae unplaced genomic scaffold, idEupCoro1.1 scaffold_1009, whole genome shotgun sequence DNA region includes the following protein-coding sequences:
- the LOC129953475 gene encoding uncharacterized protein K02A2.6-like, whose amino-acid sequence is MIRDIIVLYTPHDTVRTQALQKIDPELKDVLDIATAYETTQKTFSAIKENNNEMEVNALSTSKGCSQSHTQSDSARKSCPSCFVNHQRSDCRHNKTVCHKSKKIGHIAAVCLMSANDGNASTVNSKRNKKHKSNRRDKIKSSGKYTANSIEQIHFSEVVASHECAMVKAESRPWIMVDVVVNGCPMRFQVDTGASCSLVGLEGFQKLGQPKCCATTKSLQAYGGTPLRLKGELAVQVTYKNSTHNMNLLVVDGSGANILGLDWFKAFSLKVQHSILQIKSNDFLLNSIETLCKKYGRLFSSGLGKCTSFQAHLELKEGAVPKFVRHRLVAEGILSWVQRTQWAAPVVIVEKANGGIRICGDFKTTVNPQIVCNRHPLPRPRDLFHKLRGGKVFSKIDLSEAYLQIELDESSRDYVVINTPFGLLRFNRLPYGISSAPGEFQGVMEQIFADLPVGIYIDDIVIAGTSEEEHLQILEEVLKRLEANGFRCVAGPLNSLRANGVKFVWSEQQQIAFESLKDSILKATGLAHFDVSLPIILATDASSYGIGAVISHRFPDGSERPIAFASKTLDCHQKLYSQIEKEALSIIFGVKKFHCYLYGRIFELQTDHKPLTAIFNPSKQIPEMTMRRLRNWAYILMAYRYQIKYRPTAKHANADALSRLPIGPDVSFDEQDNNLHKVNTLILEDLDTTAINATVIGNLTKNDKLLNKVSSYIKKGWPVKLASNEKELKPFFEHYDRVIIPEALQSRALKYIHEGHWGCSRMKQLARRQNNDESSSENMEIEPKQESFEQVTQPTSEVHQHASNHADMDSPAGPLELRRSKRPKKAPVRFPQGC